Proteins encoded within one genomic window of Funiculus sociatus GB2-C1:
- a CDS encoding metallophosphoesterase has product MRFVSDPPISLKIRKMKERVRWLEPSLVERGIDQTRMVLDDACESPEFSFLVVGDSGSGAYRGENPQRQVAELMLPHREESRFVLHTGDVIYLVGSSEYYLKNFISPYREFLVGGEQPERITYDQMVFNTPFLPVLGNHDYYDVPIIYGLIAHAALPLRRLLKSKLDGGFDIGWHGSGQGNAYARAFLDYLKAFDPKGELEHHLDSHYTAKTETGRCLRYQPGRFTRLPNRYYTFRSGGIDFFALDSNTFNAPSPLPATKEGDAYRRELEKRRDDLERQKRQIIETSSELDSNQPDDAEQLDDNRTKLEQIDELLLDIEKQLAADETTVIDLEQLNWLRQKLIESWNTAQVRGRVIYFHHPPYVTEATKWHQAQTLAIRNRLRQVLDAVANAVGKQAAGRPLVDLILSGHAHCLEYIRTGDTGHADSNLNWIVCGGSGYSLRRQRSEGPELTETFRNSQSDRTRLVAKSLLFVGRNGQGFYKRRPYSFLRIDVQDGRPPKFKIRPFIAEQFRKQWNNSELEPFAI; this is encoded by the coding sequence ATGAGATTCGTGTCCGACCCACCGATATCACTCAAAATCCGCAAAATGAAGGAGCGGGTGCGGTGGCTGGAACCGAGTCTTGTGGAGCGGGGAATCGATCAAACCCGGATGGTTTTAGATGATGCCTGTGAGAGTCCAGAGTTTTCATTTTTAGTGGTGGGTGATAGCGGTTCTGGTGCCTATCGGGGAGAAAACCCTCAACGGCAAGTTGCAGAACTAATGCTGCCCCACCGCGAAGAGAGTCGTTTCGTCTTGCACACGGGGGACGTGATCTATCTGGTTGGCTCCAGCGAATACTACCTGAAAAACTTCATTTCTCCCTACCGAGAATTTTTGGTGGGGGGCGAACAACCAGAGCGCATTACTTATGACCAAATGGTCTTCAATACGCCGTTTCTTCCTGTACTAGGGAACCACGATTACTATGACGTGCCGATTATCTACGGTCTGATAGCACACGCGGCTCTGCCACTGCGCCGCCTGTTAAAGTCGAAGTTAGATGGCGGCTTCGACATTGGCTGGCATGGTTCGGGACAAGGCAATGCCTATGCACGGGCGTTTCTTGACTACCTGAAGGCGTTTGACCCCAAGGGAGAATTGGAACATCATCTAGACAGTCATTACACCGCCAAAACCGAAACAGGTCGTTGTCTTCGTTATCAACCGGGACGTTTTACCCGCCTACCTAACCGCTATTACACCTTCCGTAGCGGTGGGATTGATTTCTTTGCACTTGACTCAAATACTTTTAACGCGCCATCACCGCTTCCAGCCACAAAAGAGGGGGACGCTTACCGCCGGGAACTGGAAAAGCGTCGGGATGACCTAGAGCGGCAAAAGCGGCAAATTATTGAAACTTCATCTGAACTTGACTCTAACCAACCTGACGATGCGGAACAGCTTGATGACAATCGTACCAAGTTAGAGCAAATCGACGAGCTTCTGCTCGACATTGAGAAACAACTAGCAGCCGACGAAACAACTGTCATCGACCTGGAACAACTAAACTGGCTTCGACAAAAGCTAATTGAATCTTGGAATACAGCCCAGGTGCGCGGACGTGTGATTTATTTTCACCATCCTCCCTATGTCACGGAAGCGACAAAGTGGCACCAAGCACAAACTTTAGCGATTCGCAACCGACTCCGCCAGGTGCTGGATGCGGTGGCTAATGCTGTAGGCAAGCAGGCGGCGGGGCGTCCGTTGGTCGATCTAATTCTCAGTGGCCATGCTCACTGCTTGGAATATATCCGTACTGGCGATACTGGACACGCAGATTCCAACCTGAACTGGATCGTGTGTGGTGGCAGTGGTTACAGTCTCCGCCGCCAACGCTCCGAAGGGCCGGAATTGACAGAAACTTTTCGGAATAGTCAGAGCGATCGCACCCGCTTGGTAGCGAAATCATTGCTTTTTGTGGGGCGCAATGGTCAAGGTTTCTACAAGCGACGACCGTACTCGTTTTTGCGGATCGATGTCCAAGACGGTCGCCCGCCTAAGTTCAAAATTCGACCGTTTATCGCTGAGCAATTTAGAAAACAGTGGAACAATAGCGAACTTGAACCGTTTGCAATTTAA